A stretch of the Arachis stenosperma cultivar V10309 chromosome 6, arast.V10309.gnm1.PFL2, whole genome shotgun sequence genome encodes the following:
- the LOC130935929 gene encoding UMP-CMP kinase 3-like, which yields METADEARNQGSSVSILEKNPKVVFVLGGPGSGKGTQCTNIAKLFGYTHLSAGDLLRAESESDSENEIMIKNVMKEGKIVPSEVTVKLLQQAMWKIGNDKFLIDGFPLNDENRAAFENVTGIEPAFVLYFDCPVEEMERRLLNRNQAREDDNIETIKKRFKVFLESNPPVISYYGEKGKVRKIDAARSIDQVFESVKTIFEAQD from the exons ATGGAAACAGCTGATGAAGCTCGAAACCAG GGTTCAAGTGTAAGCATTTTAGAGAAAAATCCTAAAGTTGTTTTTGTGTTAG GTGGCCCAGGCAGTGGGAAAGGAACACAATGTACAAACATTGCCAAACTGTTTGGTTATACTCACCTCAGTGCTGGAGATCTTCTGCGAGCAGAGTCCGAATCTGATTCGGAAAATGA AATAATGATCAAGAATGTGATGAAAGAAGGGAAAATTGTTCCTTCAGAGGTGACAGTGAAGCTTCTGCAACAAGCAATGTGGAAAATTGGCAATGACAAATTTCTCATTGATGGCTTTCCTCTTAACGACGAAAATCGGGCAGCATTTGAGAATGTG ACTGGAATAGAGCCAGCTTTTGTTCTGTATTTCGATTGTCCCGTGGAAGAGATGGAGCGGCGTCTTCTTAATAGGAACCAA GCAAGAGAGGATGACAATATTGAAACAATAAAGAAGCGATTTAAGGTTTTCTTGGAGTCTAATCCACCCGTGATTTCTTATTATGGCGAGAAAGGAAAAGTTCGCAAG ATTGATGCAGCAAGGTCGATTGATCAGGTTTTTGAGTCAGTCAAGACAATTTTCGAAGCACAAGATTAA
- the LOC130934677 gene encoding SNF2 domain-containing protein CLASSY 4-like codes for MVIVNGVASRTRSKKKERSLNPSPCVGSGSRTLSSSSSKSSERKKGKRKAEVDVEVVEFDYEAFHERWMMEPRQPLEMPPPRDVIELSDDSDDNAAAEGLQKLHRGYVNEEKKEEVQERNVFPIDGAGTSANDPIIVGLSDTSSDEGTDDSNEGRGRSFDWDFGLSSESEDTDNSDDEDFRVEDEGEGEGSASASASASTSASSSDDSGSSSFDDEDEEEEKEKRRCKRRKKEKKRKEPTFESHSNKVLRCDEVIVETECSGICKKNGENKNNSSSTENNVFDHQPENMLPKDADCASALFGERNTEGCSSEKNEDKEKNVAKKPVEVCSSKKNEDKEENVAKKPVEGCSSKKNEDKEEHVAKKPVEGCSSKKNENKEKNVAKKPVEGCSSKKNEDKGKKVVKKPMPAGNRARKRVERTGENVGADIEASSQKRSRPSPPEEDDSEKDEKKPVKQKGRESVSDFVAKDKGDSPMIDEGVPMNDERMESAEEERVNKKEGEAEGKHKAGADCESSYKEREQHRVTTNPSRPKEAPLIELLAECFWIKHNPDNVHKQDTISKEPALDVQRKFFFQKKVPIEKTESEKERDMLWEEMDALLRLGEVDSLVGCVENVETQQNTEVPATNCKHKFVHDEETGIYCILCHWMVIDIKGMPVSEYPREGSRKKLLSDGPNGLCFDEAPFGVREGGYCNKEGTVWDLIPADTKQNLYAHQLEGFEFLWKNLAGTMELPKLKSCDSNSTGGCIISHAPGTGKTRLTIVFLQTYLEVFPDCHPMIIAPASLLLTWEDEFRKWDNEIPFHNLSNQDTSGKEHQAAWSKVGGSAPSQEDIRMVKLYSWFKKPSILGISYSLFQRLTGLKRDKSLKENAARGVMGKILLEVPGLLVLDEGHTPRNQSSQIWKVLSEIQTHKRIILSGTPFQNNFLELYNTICVVRPSFPDTIPPELKKFCQRRLMQEKKESKGFSWEPVSSIRTENLNDENIKQLKQLMDPFVHVHKGSILQKNLPGLKDCVVTLMPGDLQKKLLEGIEGHPNTLPFDSKSALVSVHPSLFLCCTLSPKERALVEMEHLKDLKLNPNVGVKTRFLVEFVRICDAMNEKVLVFSQFLDPLTLIMEQLKSIFNWTEKKEVFYMSGKLDKNQRQLLIHSFNDPNSQAKILLASTKACCEGISLVGASRVVLLDVVWNPSVERQAISRAYRLGQKKVVYTYHLITHGTTEYTKYCHQAKKDRLSELVFSAKNTEQDEPKSSAVEFEDEILDNMVRHGKLRDLFGDCVVQPKDCDLIDNLDPKIS; via the exons ATGGTGATCGTTAATGGTGTTGCTAGCAGAACAAGGAGCAAGAAGAAAGAGAGGTCTTTGAATCCGTCACCGTGTGTTGGATCAGGATCCCGAACATTGTCTTCTTCGTCATCAAAGTCCAGCGAGAGAAAGAAGGGGAAAAGAAAGGCTGAAGTTGATGTTGAGGTTGTGGAATTTGACTATGAGGCTTTCCATGAAAGATGGATGATGGAACCTCGGCAACCTCTTGAGATGCCTCCACCAAGAGACGTGATTGAACTCAGCGATGATAGTGATGATAATGCAGCTGCTGAGGGGTTGCAGAAGCTTCATCGTGGGTATGTTaatgaagagaagaaggaagaagttcAAGAGAGAAACGTGTTTCCTATTGATGGTGCTGGAACTTCTGCCAACGATCCTATAATCGTTGGTTTGAGTGATACTAGTAGTGATGAAGGCACTGATGACAGTAATGAGGGCCGTGGAAGAAGTTTTGACTGGGATTTTGGATTATCAAGTGAGTCAGAGGACACTGATAACAGTGATGATGAAGATTTCAGAGTGGAGGATGAGGGAGAAGGTGAAGGTTCAGCTTCAGCATCAGCTTCAGCATCAACTTCAGCTTCAAGCAGTGATGATAGTGGTTCAAGTTCTTttgatgatgaggatgaagagGAGGAAAAGGAGAAGAGGAGATGTaagaggaggaagaaggagaagaagagaaaagagccAACTTTTGAGTCTCATAGCAATAAAGTTTTGCGCTGCGACGAGGTGATTGTGGAAACTGAATGCTCTGGAATTTGCAAGAAGAATGGTGAGAATAAGAACAATTCATCGTCAACCGAGAATAATGTATTTGATCATCAGCCAGAGAATATGCTACCAAAGGATGCAGATTGTGCTAGTGCTCTCTTTGGAGAACGCAATACGGAGGGTTGTTCTTCAGAAAAGAATGAAGACAAGGAAAAGAATGTAGCCAAGAAACCGGTGGAGGTttgttcttcaaaaaagaatgAAGATAAGGAAGAGAATGTAGCTAAGAAACCAGTGGAGGGttgttcttcaaaaaagaatgAAGATAAGGAAGAGCATGTAGCTAAGAAACCAGTGGAGGGttgttcttcaaaaaagaatgaaaataaggaaaagaatGTGGCTAAGAAACCAGTGGAGGGttgttcttcaaagaagaaCGAAGACAAAGGAAAGAAGGTGGTAAAGAAACCAATGCCGGCGGGGAATAGAGCACGGAAGAGAGTGGAAAGAACAGGAGAAAATGTTGGTGCTGATATTGAAGCCTCTTCCCAAAAGCGTTCGCGTCCATCCCCACCTGAGGAGGATGATTCAGAAAAGGATGAAAAGAAACCGGTAAAACAGAAGGGTCGTGAAAGTGTGTCTGATTTTGTGGCAAAGGACAAAGGGGACTCGCCGATGATCGATGAAGGAGTGCCAATGAATGATGAAAGAATGGAGAGTGCAGAGGAAGAGAGGGTGAACAAGAAGGAAGGAGAGGCTGAAGGGAAGCATAAGGCCGGGGCGGATTGCGAAAGTAGTTACAAAGAGAGGGAGCAACATAGAGTGACAACAAATCCATCTAGGCCAAAGGAGGCACCGTTGATTGAACTTCTTGCTGAATGCTTTTGGATTAAGCATAATCCAGATAATGTTCATAAGCAAGATACAATCTCAAAGGAACCAGCTCTCGATGTTcagagaaaatttttttttcaaaagaaagtGCCAATTGAAAAAACTGAATCTGAGAAGGAGAGGGATATGTTGTGGGAAGAAATGGATGCTTTGCTCAGACTAGGTGAAGTTGACTCCTTG GTTGGCTGTGTTGAGAATGTCGAAACGCAACAGAACACAGAGGTTCCGGCAACCAATTGTAAGCACAAGTTTGTCCATGATGAAGAGACTGGAATATATTGCATACTCTGCCATTGGATGGTTATAGACATAAAAGGCATGCCG GTGAGTGAGTATCCAAGAGAAGGATCAAGAAAGAAGCTGCTATCTGATGGGCCTAATGGCTTATGCTTTGATGAGGCTCCATTTGGTGTCCGAGAAGGTGGTTACTGTAACAAAGAAGGCACAGTTTGGGACCTGATTCCAGCAGATACTAAGCAAAACCTGTATGCTCATCAGCTTGAAGGTTTTGAATTCCTTTGGAAAAACTTGGCAggaaccatggagcttcctaaATTGAAGAGTTGTGACTCGAACAGCACGGGTGGATGCATCATTTCTCATGCTCCAGGGACTGGAAAGACGCGGCTGACCATCGTGTTCCTCCAGACATACTTGGAAGTGTTTCCAGATTGCCATCCCATGATTATTGCTCCTGCTAGCTTACTGCTAACTTGGGAAGATGAGTTTAGAAAGTGGGACAATGAGATTCCGTTCCATAATTTGAGCAATCAAGACACATCAGGAAAAGAGCACCAAGCTGCATGGAGCAAAGTTGGAGGGTCTGCTCCAAGCCAGGAAGATATCCGGATGGTGAAGCTGTATTCTTGGTTCAAAAAACCAAGTATTCTTGGAATCAGCTACAGTCTATTTCAGAGGCTTACCGGCTTGAAGCGTGATAAAAGCTTGAAGGAGAATGCTGCCAGAGGGGTCATGGGAAAAATCCTGCTTGAAGTTCCTGGATTGTTGGTATTGGATGAAGGTCACACGCCACGAAATCAGAGTAGTCAGATTTGGAAGGTTCTTTCTGAGATTCAAACTCACAAGAGAATCATCCTTTCCGGGACTCCTTTCCAGAACAATTTTCTGGAGCTTTACAATACAATCTGCGTGGTCAGACCGTCCTTTCCGGATACCATACCTCCTGAGCTTAAAAAGTTCTGCCAAAGAAGATTGatgcaagagaagaaagaatctAAAGGTTTCAGTTGGGAGCCAGTTTCTTCAATCAGAACTGAGAATCTAAATGATGAGAACATCAAGCAGTTGAAGCAGCTGATGGATCCATTTGTGCATGTTCACAAAGGCAGTATTCTTCAGAAGAATCTTCCTGGCTTGAAAGATTGTGTGGTGACTTTGATGCCAGGTGATTTGCAGAAAAAACTTCTTGAGGGCATTGAAGGACATCCTAACACACTGCCTTTTGATAGCAAGTCGGCCTTGGTGTCCGTCCATCCATCCCTTTTCCTTTGCTGCACTCTTTCACCTAAGGAAAGAGCTCTTGTTGAGATGGAACATTTGAAAGACCTCAAACTGAATCCGAATGTTGGCGTCAAAACAAGATTTTTGGTGGAGTTTGTAAGGATCTGTGATGCAATGAATGAGAAAGTGCTTGTGTTCAGCCAGTTCCTTGATCCTTTGACTTTAATCATGGAGCAATTAAAGTCAATTTTCAATTGGACTGAGAAAAAAGAAGTTTTCTACATGAGTGGAAAGCTGGATAAGAACCAAAGGCAGTTACTCATTCATTCCTTCAATGATCCAAACAGCCAAGCAAAAATCTTGCTTGCATCCACTAAAGCTTGCTGTGAAGGAATCAGTCTGGTTGGTGCTTCCAGGGTGGTGCTGCTAGATGTGGTTTGGAACCCCTCGGTCGAAAGGCAAGCTATCAGCCGTGCTTATAGGCTGGGGCAAAAGAAGGTGGTCTACACTTATCATCTCATAACACATGGGACCACCGAGTACACAAAATACTGCCATCAGGCCAAGAAGGACCGGTTGTCTGAACTAGTCTTTTCAGCAAAGAACACTGAACAGGATGAGCCCAAGAGTTCCGCCGTGGAATTCGAGGATGAAATTCTCGATAACATGGTGCGCCATGGGAAACTGAGGGACTTGTTTGGTGACTGTGTGGTGCAGCCAAAGGACTGtgatttgattgataatttggaTCCTAAAATTTCCTGA